In one window of Azotobacter salinestris DNA:
- the dnaB gene encoding replicative DNA helicase yields the protein MRDPFSLEAEHGALGAMLLRNELIDVLSAELTAEDFYWPENGDLYRGILALHGEGKPVDAVTLGDYLGTVVTENGPESALYLAGLIAKNVPSAANGMTYAETVRQRAVDRSLISAGDRLRELAYSDASQADKVGAAQAMVMGLDSKTSAHEVRHAADVLIDHLDELQRRSDLGGKLDGLSTGIGDLDDRLMGLKPGDMVVIAGRPAMGKTALAINIAEHAACCAGLPALVVSLEMTNGGLMDRILASLGRIPLTAIKNGSAPADFGTELAAAASKVKCSKLFMADRPGLTAARLRALARRHKRRHGLSLLVVDYLQLLEGSGKGSRVEDVSDMSRQCKLLAMELGIPVIVLSQLNRSLEQRPNKRPMMSDLRESGAIEQDADVIMFVYRDEVYHPDTQYRGIAEIIIGKHRNGEPSTVRCAFLGKYSRFEQLAPGALDELDFDEQRPAQTKVTSMADRYRNMRGGKANG from the coding sequence ATGCGTGACCCGTTCAGCCTGGAGGCCGAGCACGGCGCTCTGGGTGCCATGCTGCTGCGCAACGAGCTCATCGACGTGCTGTCCGCCGAGCTCACGGCGGAGGATTTCTATTGGCCCGAGAACGGCGATCTTTACCGTGGCATCCTGGCGCTGCACGGTGAGGGGAAACCGGTCGACGCCGTCACCCTGGGGGATTACCTGGGCACGGTCGTGACCGAGAACGGTCCAGAGTCGGCCCTGTACCTGGCGGGCCTGATCGCCAAGAACGTTCCATCGGCGGCCAACGGTATGACCTACGCCGAGACAGTGCGGCAGCGGGCGGTGGACCGTTCGCTGATCTCCGCCGGTGACCGCCTGCGCGAACTGGCCTACAGCGACGCCAGCCAGGCCGACAAGGTCGGTGCCGCCCAGGCCATGGTCATGGGGCTGGATTCCAAGACCTCAGCCCATGAGGTCCGTCATGCTGCCGACGTGCTGATCGACCACCTTGACGAGCTGCAACGCCGGTCCGATCTGGGCGGAAAACTCGACGGCCTGTCCACTGGCATCGGCGACCTGGACGACAGGCTCATGGGCCTGAAGCCGGGCGACATGGTCGTGATCGCCGGGCGCCCAGCGATGGGCAAGACCGCGCTGGCGATCAACATCGCCGAGCATGCCGCGTGCTGCGCCGGGCTGCCGGCGCTGGTGGTGTCGCTGGAGATGACCAACGGCGGCCTGATGGACCGCATCCTGGCGTCTCTGGGGCGCATCCCGCTGACCGCGATCAAGAACGGCTCCGCTCCTGCCGACTTCGGTACCGAGCTGGCGGCTGCCGCGTCGAAGGTCAAGTGCTCGAAGTTGTTCATGGCCGACCGCCCTGGGCTGACTGCGGCCAGGCTGCGCGCCCTGGCCCGACGGCACAAGCGCCGCCATGGGCTCAGCCTGCTGGTGGTGGACTACCTGCAACTGCTCGAAGGCTCCGGCAAGGGCAGCCGGGTCGAGGATGTCAGTGACATGTCGCGTCAGTGCAAGCTGCTCGCCATGGAGCTGGGCATTCCGGTCATCGTGCTGTCCCAGCTCAACCGCTCGCTGGAGCAGCGCCCGAACAAGCGCCCGATGATGTCCGACCTGCGCGAGTCAGGGGCTATCGAACAGGACGCCGACGTGATCATGTTCGTGTACCGCGACGAGGTGTATCACCCGGACACCCAGTACAGGGGGATCGCCGAGATCATCATCGGCAAGCACCGCAATGGCGAACCCAGCACGGTCAGGTGCGCGTTCCTGGGCAAGTATTCGCGCTTCGAGCAACTGGCACCTGGCGCTCTTGATGAGCTCGACTTCGACGAGCAGAGGCCCGCTCAGACCAAAGTCACCAGCATGGCTGATCGGTACCGGAACATGAGGGGAGGGAAGGCCAATGGCTGA
- a CDS encoding RusA family crossover junction endodeoxyribonuclease, which translates to MADFAPVVFVVPGEPVGKGRPRIGKVGQHARMFTPQKTANYEGLVAMAAQEALAGRPLIVGPVLMELRMFHPVPRSWSKKRQAMALAGEVMPTVKCDADNCLKAVCDALNGVVWRDDTQVVNVFLAKRYAENPRVEVKVVPLQAEGAQR; encoded by the coding sequence ATGGCTGACTTCGCCCCCGTCGTGTTCGTTGTGCCGGGCGAGCCGGTAGGGAAGGGTAGGCCTCGCATCGGCAAGGTTGGGCAGCATGCCCGCATGTTCACGCCGCAGAAGACGGCCAACTACGAGGGGCTGGTGGCAATGGCTGCCCAAGAGGCGCTGGCTGGCCGGCCGCTCATCGTCGGGCCGGTGCTGATGGAACTCCGCATGTTCCACCCGGTTCCGCGCTCCTGGTCCAAGAAGCGCCAGGCGATGGCGCTGGCCGGCGAGGTAATGCCCACCGTCAAGTGTGATGCCGACAACTGCCTGAAGGCAGTCTGCGACGCGCTGAACGGCGTTGTCTGGCGGGACGACACCCAAGTGGTGAATGTGTTCTTGGCCAAGCGCTACGCCGAGAACCCGAGGGTCGAGGTCAAGGTTGTCCCGCTGCAAGCGGAAGGAGCGCAGAGGTGA
- a CDS encoding thermonuclease family protein, translated as MRFKLFASSLLSGVTTFASAHPTFCTVVGIGDGANFSCLTDAKQPVNVTLAKMKTPNLQEPYGIISKQVLRDLVLGKRVMVEVQTTDQYGRLVGRVYVDNIDVSAKMVNMGAAWVYRLHNIDKSLLALEAQARTARRGLWALPESKRFPPCDWGSAAQVLRREKDDGSPVRAPGLLMSLGSRTFL; from the coding sequence ATGCGCTTTAAGTTGTTCGCATCTTCATTGCTATCTGGCGTAACTACGTTTGCCTCCGCTCATCCAACTTTCTGCACAGTAGTCGGCATTGGGGATGGAGCTAACTTTAGCTGCCTGACTGACGCCAAGCAGCCGGTCAATGTAACGTTGGCCAAGATGAAAACGCCCAACCTTCAGGAGCCCTACGGCATCATCTCTAAACAGGTGTTGAGAGATTTGGTGCTTGGGAAACGGGTTATGGTTGAAGTGCAAACAACCGACCAATATGGCCGCTTAGTAGGGCGCGTTTATGTCGACAACATTGATGTAAGTGCCAAGATGGTTAACATGGGGGCGGCTTGGGTTTATCGGCTGCATAACATTGACAAGAGCCTGCTCGCGCTCGAGGCACAGGCACGTACGGCCAGGCGTGGCTTGTGGGCTTTGCCTGAATCCAAGCGATTTCCTCCGTGTGATTGGGGAAGCGCCGCCCAAGTTCTGCGTCGAGAAAAGGATGATGGATCCCCTGTACGTGCGCCCGGCCTGCTTATGTCTTTGGGGAGCAGAACTTTCCTATAG